A region of Nocardioides alkalitolerans DNA encodes the following proteins:
- a CDS encoding DinB family protein has translation MSEVTTDEPFVAADADTKDWTWVLDRPCPDCGVTAGAVPLAAVPGLLAAASATWTTVLDGPGVDREQLRRRPRPGVWSTTEYAAHVRDVHRVFDDRLALVLAATGDAGATFANWDQDAAAAEGRYDLEDPRGVARELAAASARVADRYAAVRPEDAGRRGLRSNGSAFTVTTLARYHLHDVLHHLHDVGAPVPGGGAA, from the coding sequence GTGAGTGAGGTGACCACCGACGAGCCCTTCGTCGCAGCCGACGCCGACACCAAGGACTGGACCTGGGTGCTGGACCGTCCGTGCCCCGACTGCGGCGTCACCGCCGGGGCCGTTCCCCTGGCCGCCGTCCCCGGCCTGTTGGCCGCGGCGTCCGCGACGTGGACCACGGTGCTCGACGGGCCGGGGGTCGATCGCGAGCAGCTCCGGCGACGCCCACGGCCGGGAGTGTGGTCCACGACGGAGTACGCCGCGCACGTCCGCGACGTGCACCGGGTCTTCGACGACCGGCTGGCCCTGGTGCTGGCCGCGACCGGCGACGCGGGGGCCACCTTCGCGAACTGGGACCAGGACGCCGCCGCGGCCGAGGGGCGCTACGACCTCGAGGACCCCCGGGGGGTGGCTCGCGAGCTCGCGGCAGCGTCGGCCCGGGTGGCGGACCGCTACGCCGCCGTCCGCCCCGAGGACGCCGGCCGGCGCGGGCTGCGCAGCAACGGGTCCGCCTTCACGGTGACGACGCTGGCGCGCTACCACCTGCACGACGTCCTCCACCACCTCCACGACGTCGGCGCGCCGGTGCCGGGCGGTGGCGCGGCGTGA
- a CDS encoding helix-turn-helix transcriptional regulator, translating to MVLYRHSLGDVLRRRRVQQGMTLREVSAGARVSLGYISEVERGQKEASSELLASLCAALDVPLSTVLLEVSSEVAREESLAAPVPITVSARPSRPRPEPDAVVASAA from the coding sequence ATGGTGCTCTACCGGCACTCACTGGGCGACGTCCTCCGTCGTCGTCGCGTGCAGCAGGGCATGACCCTGCGCGAGGTCTCGGCGGGAGCCCGGGTGAGCCTCGGCTACATCTCCGAGGTGGAGCGCGGCCAGAAGGAGGCGTCGAGCGAGCTGTTGGCGTCGCTGTGCGCCGCCCTCGACGTCCCGTTGTCGACGGTGCTGCTCGAGGTGAGCAGCGAGGTCGCCCGCGAGGAGTCGCTCGCGGCGCCCGTGCCGATCACCGTGTCGGCGCGTCCGTCCCGTCCGCGTCCGGAGCCCGACGCGGTGGTCGCCTCCGCGGCCTGA
- a CDS encoding CinA family protein: MSPDPHPAAVEALDALVASGASLAVAESLTGGRVAAALTGVPGASRVFRGGVVSYATEAKVGVLGVPTEVVERDGVVSAACAEAMARGAARLLAATHAVATTGVAGPDEQEGKPVGTVFVGVLTPGGVRSERLDLAAADGRAGIQEATVAGALRLLVAAVREDPHH, translated from the coding sequence ATGAGCCCTGATCCGCACCCCGCCGCCGTCGAGGCCCTCGACGCGCTCGTCGCGTCGGGGGCCTCGCTCGCTGTCGCGGAGTCCCTGACCGGTGGCCGGGTCGCGGCGGCCCTCACCGGCGTGCCCGGCGCCTCCCGGGTGTTCCGGGGCGGCGTCGTGTCCTACGCGACGGAGGCCAAGGTGGGCGTCCTCGGTGTGCCGACGGAGGTGGTGGAGCGCGACGGCGTCGTCTCCGCCGCGTGCGCCGAGGCGATGGCCCGGGGCGCGGCCCGCCTGCTCGCGGCCACGCACGCCGTGGCCACGACCGGGGTCGCGGGACCGGACGAGCAGGAGGGCAAGCCCGTGGGCACCGTGTTCGTCGGCGTCCTCACGCCCGGCGGCGTGCGCAGCGAGCGGCTCGACCTCGCCGCCGCGGACGGACGGGCGGGCATCCAGGAGGCGACCGTGGCCGGCGCGCTGCGCCTGCTCGTCGCCGCCGTGCGGGAGGATCCGCACCACTGA
- a CDS encoding Fpg/Nei family DNA glycosylase → MPEGDTVLQAARRLDRALQGRVLDRVDLRVPRYATVDLDGARYAGTIPRGKHLLTRLEHASGAWTLHTHLKMEGIWQTTTARDGRWRRPAHQARVVLTAGPVQAIGFALGVVDLMPTSDEDDAVGHLGPDLLGPDWDPREAERRLRERPERPLVEALLDQRNLAGIGNVYVNEICFVMGLHPSRPVAAVPDLPRLLTRSQAMLDANRERSSRCTTGVLRRGQQLWVYGRAGDPCRRCGTTVQVVMRAETDAPERGERSTYWCPHCQPEG, encoded by the coding sequence GTGCCTGAGGGCGACACCGTCCTGCAGGCGGCCCGACGCCTCGACCGGGCGCTGCAGGGGCGCGTGCTGGACCGGGTGGACCTGCGGGTGCCGCGGTACGCGACCGTCGACCTCGACGGGGCGCGCTACGCCGGCACGATCCCCCGCGGGAAGCACCTCCTCACCCGTCTCGAGCACGCGAGCGGTGCGTGGACGCTGCACACCCACCTCAAGATGGAGGGCATCTGGCAGACCACGACGGCGCGCGACGGTCGCTGGCGGCGCCCCGCCCACCAGGCGCGCGTCGTGCTGACCGCCGGTCCGGTGCAGGCGATCGGGTTCGCGCTGGGCGTCGTCGACCTGATGCCGACCAGCGACGAGGACGACGCGGTCGGCCACCTCGGACCGGACCTGCTCGGTCCCGACTGGGATCCCCGCGAGGCCGAGCGGCGGCTCCGCGAGCGTCCGGAGCGTCCCCTCGTCGAGGCGCTGCTCGACCAGCGCAACTTGGCCGGCATCGGCAACGTCTACGTCAACGAGATCTGTTTCGTGATGGGGCTGCACCCGAGCCGCCCGGTCGCCGCCGTGCCCGACCTGCCACGCCTGCTCACCCGCTCGCAGGCCATGCTCGACGCCAACCGCGAGCGCTCCTCCCGCTGCACGACCGGCGTGCTGCGCCGCGGACAGCAGCTGTGGGTCTACGGGCGCGCGGGCGACCCGTGCCGACGGTGCGGCACGACGGTGCAGGTCGTGATGCGGGCGGAGACGGACGCCCCCGAGCGGGGCGAGCGGTCGACGTACTGGTGCCCCCACTGCCAGCCGGAGGGCTGA
- a CDS encoding GNAT family N-acetyltransferase gives MDDYATRSAHEHDLPRISAIYNHAVEHSLATFDLEPPDREYWRQRLDGQHPGDHLIVAVDAADDVVGYAYSWSFRPRPAYDLTRETSIYLDNSVRGRGIGRLLYPALLQTMAVSGVHTAIAAVALPNPASERLHVACGFTKVGEFKEVGNKFDQWIDMAFYQRMLVNMPTGDAIRD, from the coding sequence ATGGACGACTACGCGACGCGGTCCGCCCACGAGCACGACCTCCCCCGGATCTCGGCGATCTACAACCACGCCGTCGAGCACTCCCTCGCGACGTTCGACCTCGAGCCACCCGACCGGGAGTACTGGCGGCAGCGCCTCGACGGCCAGCACCCCGGCGACCACCTCATCGTCGCGGTGGACGCCGCCGACGATGTCGTCGGCTACGCCTACTCGTGGTCGTTCCGGCCGCGTCCCGCCTACGACCTGACGCGCGAGACGTCCATCTACCTCGACAACTCCGTGCGCGGGCGCGGGATCGGGCGCCTCCTCTACCCCGCCCTGCTGCAGACGATGGCCGTCTCGGGCGTGCACACCGCCATCGCGGCGGTCGCCCTGCCCAACCCGGCGAGCGAGCGGCTGCACGTCGCCTGCGGGTTCACCAAGGTGGGCGAGTTCAAGGAGGTCGGCAACAAGTTCGACCAGTGGATCGACATGGCTTTCTACCAGCGCATGCTCGTCAACATGCCGACGGGGGACGCGATCCGGGACTGA
- a CDS encoding ExeM/NucH family extracellular endonuclease, with the protein MLEPSPRPSPSRRPGEARRPRRALAAGLGLGLAVSALAALPGSATAAVDGSGVVISEFYGGGGNGGAEYTHDFVELYNPTSTAISLNGWSVQYRNNAGTSAAQVTPLSGDIPAGGHYLVQWAKGSGGTKALPTPDATGTVSASATGGQVWLASTTTALNPPVGNVTGAPIVDFLGASPTAPSFEGAPAAEAPTNPTSLQRAADSKDRDDNALDFTVAAPTPQNSSTTTPEPEPEPEPEPVDPDDVTIAEIQGTGAETPLDRTTLVRTRGVVTASYPTGGLNGFYLQTAGTGGDPKPAEGGASDAVFVWLGTPSTTYPEIGDHVEVVGLPTEFNGLTQVDARATSKGSTTVLAEPAEEVKPRAFVLPAPELREQYEGELVLPTEDYTVSNNFNLNNFGEIGLAVGDTPLITPTEVARPGTPELDAVKADNAARAISLDDGNRTNFLGSAANKAIPLPWVSGGETVRVNAAATFTAPVVVDWRDGAWKYQPTELLTADGSAPATFEDTRTAAPEEVGGDLQLATFNVLNYFTTTGEEWAAAGSGRSCTYYTDREGANVTNDRCDPNGPRGAANQANLERQEAKIVAAINAIDADVISLEEIENSAAFGLDRDAALATLVAALNEQAGADHWAYVPSPEVLPASEDVIRTAFIYQPDSVETVGQSVIHDDDVAFSNAREPLAQAFKPAGGADEDAFAVVVNHFKSKSPSGAPSSGDNANGEQGAWNGDRVRQAASLADFTAQFANEMDTEAVFLTGDFNSYTQEDPLRLLYDEGYTDIASEGEWSYSFSGMSGSLDHVLANEAAAAMVTGSDIWEINAVESVAYEYSRYNYNATDFYAPDPYRSSDHEPHVVGIAVGEAEPAPATVVAPGTVQNAYGDVVRVPVEIETEGAAGGRVDLHWNGGIIGSADVVDGQAVVEVPRRVLLPKSYRVLVRYSGDATTQAADGGVTIQVGKARTNLLLSATQPLPAGRSGTLTIRIGNSSGFPATGWVNVVYGGKAFRVFAVRGLATVTLQPGRTGTHRASVYYEGSGTVSPAFGVLSIRVG; encoded by the coding sequence GTGCTCGAACCTTCTCCCCGCCCGTCCCCGTCGCGTCGACCCGGTGAGGCACGCCGGCCACGCCGCGCCCTCGCCGCCGGTCTCGGTCTCGGCCTCGCCGTCTCCGCGCTGGCCGCCCTCCCCGGTTCCGCCACCGCCGCCGTCGACGGCAGCGGCGTCGTCATCTCCGAGTTCTACGGGGGCGGTGGCAACGGTGGCGCCGAGTACACCCACGACTTCGTGGAGCTCTACAACCCGACGTCCACCGCGATCTCGCTGAACGGCTGGTCGGTGCAGTACCGCAACAACGCCGGCACGAGCGCCGCCCAGGTAACGCCGCTCTCCGGCGACATCCCGGCTGGTGGCCACTACCTGGTGCAGTGGGCGAAGGGCAGCGGCGGCACGAAGGCGCTGCCCACCCCGGACGCGACCGGCACCGTCTCGGCGTCCGCGACCGGCGGACAGGTCTGGCTGGCCTCGACCACCACGGCGCTCAACCCGCCCGTCGGCAACGTCACCGGCGCGCCGATCGTCGACTTCCTCGGCGCCTCGCCGACCGCGCCGTCCTTCGAGGGCGCGCCGGCTGCGGAGGCCCCGACGAACCCGACGTCGCTGCAGCGCGCGGCCGACAGCAAGGACCGGGACGACAACGCGCTCGACTTCACCGTGGCGGCTCCGACGCCGCAGAACTCGAGCACCACGACGCCCGAGCCCGAGCCGGAGCCGGAGCCGGAGCCGGTCGACCCGGACGACGTGACCATCGCGGAGATCCAGGGCACGGGTGCCGAGACGCCGCTCGACCGCACCACGCTCGTGCGGACGCGGGGCGTCGTCACCGCGTCGTACCCGACCGGTGGCCTCAACGGCTTCTACCTGCAGACCGCGGGCACCGGCGGCGACCCGAAGCCGGCCGAGGGCGGTGCCTCGGACGCGGTCTTCGTGTGGCTGGGCACGCCGAGCACGACGTACCCCGAGATCGGTGACCACGTCGAGGTCGTGGGCCTGCCCACGGAGTTCAACGGGCTCACGCAGGTGGACGCGCGCGCGACCTCGAAGGGCAGCACCACGGTGCTCGCGGAGCCCGCCGAGGAGGTCAAGCCGCGCGCGTTCGTGCTCCCCGCGCCGGAGCTGCGCGAGCAGTACGAGGGCGAGCTCGTCCTGCCGACCGAGGACTACACGGTCTCCAACAACTTCAACCTCAACAACTTCGGCGAGATCGGCCTCGCGGTGGGCGACACCCCGCTCATCACGCCGACCGAGGTGGCCCGTCCGGGCACGCCGGAGCTCGACGCCGTCAAGGCGGACAACGCCGCTCGGGCGATCTCGCTCGACGACGGCAACCGCACCAACTTCCTGGGGAGCGCCGCGAACAAGGCGATCCCGCTGCCGTGGGTCAGCGGTGGCGAGACCGTGCGGGTCAACGCCGCGGCCACCTTCACGGCGCCCGTGGTCGTCGACTGGCGCGACGGTGCCTGGAAGTACCAGCCCACGGAGCTGCTGACCGCCGACGGCTCCGCCCCCGCGACGTTCGAGGACACGCGCACCGCGGCCCCCGAGGAGGTCGGCGGCGACCTCCAGCTCGCGACCTTCAACGTGCTCAACTACTTCACGACCACCGGTGAGGAGTGGGCGGCGGCCGGCAGCGGACGCTCGTGCACGTACTACACCGACCGTGAGGGCGCCAACGTCACGAACGACCGCTGCGACCCGAACGGGCCGCGCGGCGCGGCGAACCAGGCCAACCTGGAGCGCCAGGAGGCCAAGATCGTCGCGGCGATCAACGCCATCGACGCCGACGTCATCTCGCTCGAGGAGATCGAGAACTCGGCCGCGTTCGGTCTCGACCGCGATGCGGCGCTCGCGACGCTCGTCGCCGCGCTGAACGAGCAGGCAGGCGCGGACCACTGGGCCTACGTGCCGTCGCCCGAGGTGCTGCCCGCGTCCGAGGACGTCATCCGCACGGCGTTCATCTACCAGCCGGACTCGGTCGAGACGGTGGGCCAGTCCGTCATCCACGACGACGACGTCGCCTTCTCCAACGCCCGCGAGCCGCTCGCCCAGGCGTTCAAGCCGGCCGGCGGTGCCGACGAGGACGCGTTCGCGGTCGTCGTCAACCACTTCAAGTCGAAGAGCCCGTCGGGCGCGCCCAGCAGCGGCGACAACGCCAACGGCGAGCAGGGCGCGTGGAACGGCGACCGCGTCCGCCAGGCCGCGTCCCTCGCCGACTTCACGGCCCAGTTCGCGAACGAGATGGACACCGAGGCGGTCTTCCTCACGGGTGACTTCAACTCCTACACCCAGGAGGACCCGCTGCGGCTGCTGTACGACGAGGGCTACACCGACATCGCCTCCGAGGGCGAGTGGAGCTACAGCTTCAGCGGCATGTCGGGCTCCCTCGACCACGTGCTCGCCAACGAGGCGGCCGCCGCGATGGTGACCGGCTCGGACATCTGGGAGATCAACGCGGTCGAGTCCGTGGCCTACGAGTACAGCCGGTACAACTACAACGCGACCGACTTCTACGCGCCGGACCCCTACCGCTCGTCGGACCACGAGCCGCACGTCGTGGGCATCGCGGTCGGCGAGGCGGAGCCGGCCCCGGCCACGGTCGTCGCCCCCGGCACCGTGCAGAACGCGTACGGCGACGTCGTGCGCGTGCCGGTCGAGATCGAGACCGAGGGCGCGGCCGGCGGCCGGGTCGACCTGCACTGGAACGGCGGCATCATCGGCTCGGCCGACGTCGTCGACGGCCAGGCGGTCGTCGAGGTGCCGCGTCGCGTGCTCCTGCCCAAGTCGTACCGCGTGCTGGTGCGCTACAGCGGCGACGCGACCACGCAGGCGGCGGACGGCGGCGTGACCATCCAGGTCGGCAAGGCGCGCACCAACCTCCTGCTGAGCGCGACGCAGCCCCTGCCGGCCGGTCGCAGCGGCACGCTGACGATCCGCATCGGCAACTCGTCGGGCTTCCCGGCGACCGGATGGGTCAACGTGGTCTACGGCGGCAAGGCGTTCCGCGTCTTCGCCGTCCGGGGACTCGCGACGGTCACCCTGCAGCCGGGTCGCACCGGCACGCACCGGGCGAGCGTCTACTACGAGGGCAGCGGCACGGTGTCGCCCGCGTTCGGCGTGCTCTCCATCCGGGTCGGCTGA
- a CDS encoding ATP-dependent helicase has product MSASALARFSEVTQAWFTAAFATPTPAQEGAWDAIGSGSHALVVAPTGSGKTLAAFLSAIDRLTTTPPPEEPAHRCRVLYVSPLKALAVDVERNLRTPLVGLRATGERLGVEVPQVQVGVRSGDTSAADRRRLGTRPPDILITTPESLFLMLTSQAREALRGVETVIVDEVHAVAGSKRGAHLALTLERLDALLPQPAQRVGLSATVRPIEEVARFLAGGRPVEIVAPPSQKQWDLGVVVPVEDMTAPGEYDEDDPDSGRAATSIWPHVEERVLDLVESHRSTIVFTNSRRVSERLTARLNTLAQERAEARETGDGEGPGAGTPTRPPAELAGQSGSTTGAAALVARAHHGSVSKEQREIIEDDLKSGRLPCVVATSSLELGIDMGAVDLVVQIGSPPSVASALQRVGRAGHQVGEVSHGVLFPQFRADLAPTVVAVDSMRTGAIESLRVPSNPLDVLAQQVVAAVALEPSHVDELFALVRRAAPYATLPRSAYDATLDLLSGRYPSDEFAELRPRLVWDRVTGNLTARPGAQRLAVTSGGTIPDRGLFGVFIVGGDERGRGPGRRVGELDEEMVYESRVGDVFALGATSWRIEDITHDQVLVTPAPGVPGRLPFWHGDSPGRPAELGAAVGALHRELGALPEPQAVARAVESGLDEWAAGNLVAYVAEQRETTTVLPSDRTLVLERFRDELGDWRLVLHSPYGIPVHAPWALAINARVRERYGVDGQAHAFDDGIVVRLPDTGEDPPGGDVLVFEPEELEAIVTTEVGGSSLFAQRFRECAARALLLPRRQPGRRSPLWQQRQRASQLLEVAEKYPSFPVVLETVRECLQDVYDLPALLELHRRVDRREVQVVDVDTSAPSPFARSLLFGYVAQFLYEGDSPLAERRAAALSLDPALLAELLGRTELRDLLDPDVIAEVEQELQRTTADRGARDAEGVVDLLRVVGPLSEAEVAARVTEPAAAAEWLRSLADARRAVVVRMAGDERWAVVEDVGRLRDALGVAVPPGVAQVFAEPVADPLGDLVARYARTHGPFTTADVAARLALGTAVVETTLQRLRTEGRVTDGEFRPGGSGAEWCDNEVLRRIRRRSLARLRQEVEPVDPAALARFLPAWQQVAAAPPPEPDTDRPRPGQPRPRGAGRRGGLHGVDGVLTAIDQLAGCALPASAWESLVLPARVRDYAPAMLDELTAGGEVVWAGQGALPGSDGWVTLHPVDSADLTLPLPAPHDASELHDAVLAALAPGGAWFFRQLGDAVGTTDDGALAGALWDLVWAGRVTNDTFAPLRGRLGGTGAHRSARRAPRTRSGSGRSFPPRPGRGGVGSRAGGVAGPATSGRWAALPPVDEDATRRGHAAAEALLARHGVVTRGAVVAERLPGGFAGAYRVLSAFEESGRTRRGYFVAGLGAAQFGTTGAVDRLRTFAEPAGGVDGAAGEPATYVLAATDPANPYGAALPWPDRPGSVGRGGEEPGEAEAPAGAHRPGRKAGALVVTVDGELVLYVERGGRTLLTFTGEADPLGRAAHALAGAVHRGALGRLTVEQADGAQLLGGARDTPVRAALDAAGFVATPKGLRLRA; this is encoded by the coding sequence ATGTCCGCATCCGCGCTCGCTCGGTTCTCCGAGGTGACCCAGGCGTGGTTCACGGCTGCCTTCGCGACGCCGACGCCGGCGCAGGAAGGGGCCTGGGACGCGATCGGCTCCGGCAGCCACGCCCTCGTGGTCGCCCCGACCGGGTCGGGCAAGACGCTCGCGGCGTTCCTGTCCGCGATCGACCGGCTGACCACGACGCCCCCGCCCGAGGAGCCGGCCCACCGCTGCCGGGTGCTTTACGTGTCGCCGCTGAAGGCGCTGGCGGTCGACGTGGAGCGCAACCTGCGCACCCCCCTGGTCGGTCTCCGCGCGACCGGCGAGCGCCTGGGCGTGGAGGTGCCGCAGGTGCAGGTCGGCGTGCGCTCCGGCGACACCTCGGCCGCTGACCGACGCCGTCTCGGCACGCGCCCGCCCGACATCCTCATCACGACCCCCGAGTCGCTCTTCCTCATGCTCACCTCCCAGGCCCGGGAGGCCCTGCGGGGCGTCGAGACGGTGATCGTCGACGAGGTCCACGCCGTGGCGGGCAGCAAGCGGGGCGCCCACCTCGCGCTCACCCTCGAGCGCCTCGACGCCCTCCTCCCCCAGCCGGCGCAACGGGTCGGCCTGTCGGCGACCGTCCGCCCGATCGAGGAGGTCGCGCGGTTCCTCGCCGGCGGCCGCCCCGTCGAGATCGTCGCGCCGCCGTCGCAGAAGCAGTGGGACCTCGGGGTCGTCGTGCCGGTCGAGGACATGACTGCCCCGGGCGAGTACGACGAGGACGATCCCGACTCCGGACGAGCGGCCACCTCCATCTGGCCGCACGTCGAGGAGCGCGTGCTCGACCTCGTGGAGTCCCACCGCTCGACGATCGTCTTCACCAACTCGCGTCGCGTCTCCGAGCGCCTCACGGCGCGGCTCAACACCCTCGCGCAGGAGCGGGCCGAGGCGCGCGAGACCGGTGACGGGGAAGGCCCCGGGGCCGGGACGCCCACCCGGCCTCCTGCCGAGCTGGCCGGCCAGTCCGGCTCCACGACGGGCGCCGCCGCTCTCGTCGCCCGCGCCCACCACGGGTCGGTCTCCAAGGAGCAGCGGGAGATCATCGAGGACGACCTGAAGAGCGGGCGCCTCCCCTGCGTCGTCGCCACGAGCAGCCTCGAGCTGGGCATCGACATGGGCGCGGTCGACCTCGTGGTGCAGATCGGCTCGCCCCCGAGCGTCGCGAGCGCCCTCCAGCGCGTCGGGCGCGCCGGCCACCAGGTCGGCGAGGTGTCCCACGGCGTGCTCTTCCCCCAGTTCCGGGCCGACCTGGCGCCGACGGTCGTCGCCGTCGACTCCATGCGGACGGGGGCGATCGAGTCGCTCCGCGTGCCGTCCAACCCGCTCGACGTGCTCGCGCAGCAGGTGGTCGCCGCCGTCGCGCTCGAGCCCTCCCACGTCGACGAGCTCTTCGCCCTCGTGCGTCGGGCGGCCCCGTACGCGACGCTGCCGCGCAGCGCCTACGACGCGACCCTCGACCTGCTGAGCGGCCGCTACCCGTCCGACGAGTTCGCCGAGCTGCGCCCCCGTCTGGTCTGGGACCGCGTGACCGGCAACCTCACCGCACGTCCGGGCGCGCAGCGCCTGGCCGTCACGAGCGGCGGCACGATCCCCGACCGCGGCCTCTTCGGTGTCTTCATCGTCGGGGGCGACGAGCGCGGGCGCGGTCCCGGTCGCCGCGTCGGCGAGCTCGACGAGGAGATGGTCTACGAGTCGCGGGTCGGCGACGTCTTCGCCCTGGGTGCCACGAGCTGGCGGATCGAGGACATCACCCACGACCAGGTGCTCGTCACCCCGGCGCCCGGGGTGCCCGGCCGGCTGCCGTTCTGGCACGGCGACTCCCCCGGCCGCCCGGCCGAGCTGGGAGCCGCGGTCGGCGCGCTCCACCGCGAGCTGGGTGCGCTCCCCGAGCCGCAGGCGGTGGCCCGCGCCGTCGAGAGTGGTCTCGACGAGTGGGCCGCCGGCAACCTGGTGGCGTACGTTGCGGAGCAGCGCGAGACGACGACGGTGCTGCCCAGCGACCGCACGCTCGTGCTCGAGCGGTTCCGCGACGAGCTCGGCGACTGGCGGCTGGTGCTGCACTCGCCGTACGGGATCCCCGTCCACGCCCCCTGGGCGCTGGCGATCAACGCGCGGGTGCGGGAGCGGTACGGCGTCGACGGGCAGGCGCACGCGTTCGACGACGGCATCGTCGTGCGGCTGCCCGACACCGGTGAGGACCCGCCGGGCGGCGACGTGCTCGTGTTCGAGCCCGAGGAGCTGGAGGCGATCGTCACCACCGAGGTGGGTGGGTCGTCCCTGTTCGCGCAGCGCTTCCGCGAGTGCGCGGCGCGCGCGCTCCTGCTCCCCCGGCGCCAGCCGGGCCGCCGGTCCCCGCTGTGGCAGCAGCGGCAGCGGGCCTCGCAGCTGCTCGAGGTCGCGGAGAAGTACCCGTCGTTCCCCGTCGTGCTGGAGACCGTGCGGGAGTGCCTGCAGGACGTCTACGACCTGCCGGCGCTGCTGGAGCTGCACCGGCGAGTCGACCGGCGCGAGGTGCAGGTGGTCGACGTCGACACCAGCGCACCCTCGCCGTTCGCCCGCTCGCTGCTGTTCGGCTACGTGGCGCAGTTCCTCTACGAGGGCGACTCACCGCTGGCGGAGCGGCGCGCGGCGGCCCTCTCGCTCGACCCGGCGCTGCTGGCCGAGCTGCTCGGCCGCACCGAGCTGCGTGACCTGCTCGACCCCGACGTGATCGCCGAGGTCGAGCAGGAGCTGCAGCGCACCACCGCCGACCGGGGCGCCCGCGACGCCGAGGGCGTCGTGGACCTCCTGCGCGTGGTGGGCCCGCTGAGCGAGGCGGAGGTGGCCGCACGCGTCACGGAGCCGGCGGCGGCCGCGGAGTGGTTGCGCAGCCTGGCGGACGCGCGCCGAGCCGTCGTGGTGCGGATGGCCGGCGACGAGCGGTGGGCCGTGGTGGAGGACGTCGGCCGGCTGCGCGACGCGCTCGGTGTCGCGGTGCCCCCCGGGGTCGCCCAGGTCTTCGCCGAGCCGGTCGCCGACCCGCTCGGCGACCTGGTCGCGCGGTACGCGCGCACCCACGGCCCGTTCACGACCGCCGACGTCGCCGCCCGGCTGGCGCTGGGCACCGCGGTCGTGGAGACCACGCTGCAGCGCCTGCGCACGGAGGGTCGGGTCACCGACGGCGAGTTCCGCCCGGGCGGCAGCGGGGCCGAGTGGTGCGACAACGAGGTGCTGCGCCGGATCCGCCGCCGGTCGCTGGCGCGGCTGCGCCAGGAGGTCGAGCCAGTCGACCCGGCCGCCCTCGCGCGCTTCCTCCCGGCCTGGCAGCAAGTCGCCGCGGCCCCGCCGCCCGAGCCCGACACCGATCGCCCGCGCCCGGGCCAGCCCCGCCCGCGCGGCGCCGGTCGCCGTGGGGGGCTCCACGGTGTCGACGGCGTGCTCACGGCCATCGACCAGCTCGCCGGGTGCGCGCTCCCGGCGAGCGCGTGGGAGTCGCTCGTGCTGCCCGCCCGGGTGCGCGACTACGCGCCCGCGATGCTGGACGAGCTGACCGCCGGGGGCGAGGTGGTGTGGGCCGGCCAGGGCGCGCTCCCCGGCTCCGACGGGTGGGTGACGCTCCACCCGGTCGACTCGGCCGACCTGACCCTCCCGCTGCCCGCGCCCCACGACGCCTCGGAGCTGCACGACGCCGTGCTCGCCGCGCTCGCGCCGGGCGGCGCGTGGTTCTTCCGCCAGCTGGGCGACGCTGTCGGCACGACCGACGACGGCGCCCTCGCCGGTGCCCTGTGGGACCTGGTGTGGGCGGGCCGCGTCACCAACGACACGTTCGCGCCCCTGCGCGGCCGGCTGGGCGGCACCGGGGCCCACCGGTCGGCACGCCGTGCCCCGCGCACGCGCAGCGGATCGGGTCGGTCCTTCCCGCCCCGCCCCGGCCGCGGGGGCGTGGGCTCGCGGGCCGGCGGCGTGGCCGGACCCGCGACGAGCGGCCGGTGGGCGGCCCTGCCGCCCGTCGACGAGGACGCGACCCGGCGGGGGCACGCCGCGGCGGAGGCGCTGCTCGCCCGTCACGGCGTCGTCACCCGCGGCGCGGTCGTCGCGGAGCGACTCCCGGGCGGGTTCGCCGGGGCTTACCGCGTGCTGTCGGCGTTCGAGGAGTCGGGCCGCACCCGCCGGGGGTACTTCGTCGCCGGCCTGGGCGCCGCCCAGTTCGGCACCACCGGCGCCGTGGACCGGCTGCGCACCTTCGCCGAGCCCGCCGGGGGCGTCGACGGCGCGGCGGGCGAGCCCGCGACGTACGTGCTCGCCGCGACGGATCCGGCGAACCCGTACGGCGCGGCACTGCCCTGGCCCGACCGGCCGGGCTCGGTCGGCCGCGGGGGCGAGGAGCCCGGCGAGGCCGAGGCTCCGGCGGGCGCCCACCGCCCCGGCCGCAAGGCCGGCGCCCTGGTGGTGACGGTGGACGGCGAGCTGGTGCTCTACGTGGAGCGGGGCGGGCGCACGCTGCTGACGTTCACCGGGGAGGCCGATCCGCTCGGCCGCGCGGCGCACGCGCTGGCGGGCGCCGTGCACCGCGGGGCCCTCGGCCGGCTGACCGTCGAGCAGGCCGACGGTGCCCAGCTCCTCGGCGGCGCCCGGGACACGCCGGTGCGGGCCGCCCTCGACGCCGCCGGCTTCGTGGCCACGCCGAAGGGACTGCGTCTCCGTGCCTGA
- a CDS encoding DUF3046 domain-containing protein → MRHTEFWKRLEAAIGPGRTRAWANSHVMPALGNRTAVEALDAGEDPKAVWAVVHRTLELPESER, encoded by the coding sequence GTGAGGCACACCGAGTTCTGGAAGCGTCTCGAGGCCGCCATCGGCCCTGGGCGGACCCGGGCCTGGGCGAACAGCCACGTCATGCCGGCGCTCGGCAACCGCACCGCGGTCGAGGCCCTGGACGCGGGGGAGGACCCGAAAGCCGTCTGGGCCGTCGTGCACCGCACGCTCGAGCTGCCCGAGTCCGAGCGGTGA